The region GGGACAGGTCAAGGGGACCCAGGCCGACGAGTACGTCGAGATCCAGAACCGGGGCCCCGTCGCCGCCGAGATGTCGGGCTGGGTGCTGGGCGCCGACGACTCCGGCCAGGACTTCACCTTCCCGCCCGGCACGGTGTTGCAGCCGGGACAGCGGATCCGGGTCTACACCAATGAGATGCACCCCGGCTACGGCGGCTTCTCCTACGGCATCAAGCGGCCGATCTGGAACGACAAGGGCGACACCGCCAGGCTGAAGGACGCCAACGGGCACGTGGTCTCCAAGCTGCCCTACGGCGAGAAGGCCAAGGTTGGCGCGGGCAAGCCCTGATCGATCCTGACGTGCGCTTCTCCCTCGGCGTGATCAGCCGGGGAAGACGCCGACCAAGCGGGCCGGGCTATCGCATCTCGCGTAGCGCGGCCCGCCCATGTCGTCCGGACCTGGTCGCCGGCGTGCACGCTCGCTCGAGGCGCCGGGCGGCGAGCTGCCGTGGTCTCGCCGCTAGCCGCTCAGTGCTCGTCGTAGTGGTCGCCGTGGGGGGCGTGGCGGCAACCGTCGTGCAGGTAGTCCACGTGGTCGCCGTGGGGGACGGAGACGTGGCCGCAGCCCTCGCCGTGCACGTGGTCGTGCTGCTCGTGCGTGGTGTGCTCGCCGTTCTCGCACTCGTCGTAGTGGTCGCCGTGCGCGCGGTGCAGGTGGCCGTCGTGCACGTAGTCGATGTGGTCCTGGTGCGGTATCGCGACGTGCCCGCAGCCTTCACCGTGGACGTGGTCGTGGCCGGTGTGCTGGGTGTGCGTTGCCATCGCTGGCCTCCTGCGGTTGGTGCCGGCTGCTCCGCGGCCGACGGGCTACGGACGCCCCCGATGCTGCGCCTGCCCCCAATGACTCGCATCCGGTGAGCCTGAACCCCGTGGCGGAACTCGAAAGAGCTTCGTCGTCACTTGACGTCAGCGATGGTGCGGCCGCGTTTCCCCTTCGGTGGATGCGGTGACCACCGTCGGCGGAGATCGTCGATCTTGGATTGCGGGGCCCGTGGCGGGGGCAGAGGCTTCCACGTGCCAAGCCTCGCAATCCACTCCCGCAGGAGGAACCGTGTCTCGAACCGCACTCCGCTGGACAGTCGCCGCCACCGCCGCGGCCGCGCTGACCCTCGGTGGTGGCACCGCCGCCTTCGCCCAGGAGCTCACGATCCGGCCGGCGAACTCGAACCAGCCGGGGAGCCTCCTCGTCCTGCTCGACCTGGGGCGCGAATACCACGTCCACCCCGCGCCGCAGAGCACGCAGGCCAAGCAGGCCACGAACGCGACCGCCACGAGCAACACCACCAAGCCCGGCACCGTCTCCGGATCCGCCATCTGAGCCCAGGCCCCGATCAGAGCTCAGCCCACGCCCTCCCAGGCCCACGCACGCCCCGGCCGCGCCGCACGCGGACCGGGGCGTCGCCGTGTTCGCGGGCCCGGTGTGAATTGGGCTGGTTTCGCCGCTGGGCGCCGATCAGGCCCGCTAACGTGAAACCGTGCCGGTGAACCACCCGACGGAGCTGCCCGCGGTCCACGAAGCGTGGTTGCCGCGCGAGCACCCGCTGCACCGGCCGCGCCACGGCCGCCGCCAGCTCACGGCGCTGGTGTGCGCGGTGCTCTTCTTCTCCGCGCCGGTGCTCTCCTGGCTGTTCGGCGCCCGCGCCGAGCCGCTGGAGAACCGGCCGCTGGCCGCCTTCCCCAGCATCACCGACGGCTGGGGCATGCTCACCGGGCTCAACCCGTGGGCGACCGAGAACCTGCCGTTCCGCAAGAACGCCGTCCAGTCGGTCGACGCGCTCAGCCGCGGCGTGTTCGGCGAGCCCGCGCGGCTGGAGGGCAGCTCGCACACCTCGCCGGTCGGCACCGGGCAGGTCGACGCCAAGCCGACGCTGGACGAGACCGTCTTCCCCAACGTCATCGAGGGCAAGCACGGCTGGCTCTACCTCGGCCACGACGTGTCCTACCGATGCGTGCCGAAGATGGAGCTGGACCGGGTGATCGCGGGGCTGAAGCGTTGGCGCTCGGTCGTCGAGGCGTCCGGGCGCAGGTTCCAGCTCGTCATCGCCCCGGACAAGTCCACCGTGTACCCCGAGAACATGCCGGACTCCTATCCCGGGCAGGACTGCTCGGCGAAGGCGCAGGCGGAGTTCTGGCGCCGGGTGCCCGCGGCCACCGGCGCCATCGACATGCGCGGTCAGCTGCGCCAGGTCGCCGAGCGCAACGGGCGCCCGATCTACCACGACATCGACACGCACTGGACGCACGAGGGCGGCGTCGCGATGACCTACCAGCTCGCCGAGCGCCTCCGGCCGGGCACGACCGCGACCTGGAAGGTGCTGCCCAGCCGCCAGTACGACCACAGCGCCGACATCCCCGACCTGCTCGGCCAGGACCGGACCGTGCCGATCCAGGCGTACTCGCTGGCACCCGACGGCGGCGCCGACAACACCCGGTTCCAGGCGAGCAACTTCCACCAGCCGCTGCACCTGTCCTCGCCGCCGAAGCCGGGGATGGTCGACCGGCCGATGCGCATGGTCGGCGACTCGTTCACCCAGTTCGCCAGCCCCTACCTCGCGGCGGCCTTCACCGACGTCACCATCGCCCATCCCGACAGCGTCGCGGAGAACCCGCAGGCCATGGGCACGCTGCTGGCCGACGGCGAGATCGTCACCTTTGAGCTGTCCGAGCGGTTCGTGGTCGGCGGCCGCTACCCGATGCTCGACCCGGCGGTCGCCGACCAGGTCGGAGCGGTGCTCGCCCAGCACCCCGTCCGCTGATCAGGCGGGCACGGGGGTGCGGGTGAGGCGGCGCAGCCGCAGGTTGCCGACCACGCGGCACACCAGGTAGATCACGAACGAGATGATCGTGACGAACGCGCTGACCGGGGCACCGGGCGCCAGCGACAGCACGATGCCGCCGAGCACGGCGACCTCGGCGAACACGACCGCCAGCAGCGTCGCCTTGACCGGGCTCGCGGTCACCCTGGCCGCCGCCGCGCCCGGCGTCACCATGAGCGCGAGCACCAGCAGCGCACCCACGGTGTAGACGCCGAGGGCGGTCGCGACACCGACCAGCACGGCGAACAGCGGGGTGAGCACCCGCGCCGGGACACCGCGCGCAGCCGCCACGTCGGGGTCGACGCTTGCGAACAGCAGCGGCCGGTAGACGAAGGCGAGCACCAGCAGCACCGCGGCGGCGCAGCTGGTCAGCAGCACGACGTCGGAGGAGTCCACACCCACGATCTGGCCGACCAGCAGGCTGAACTTGTTCGAGGTGCGCTCCGGGTTCATCCACAGCAGCAGCACGCCGAGACCGAGCCCGAACGACAGGATCGCGCCGATCACCGAGTCGCGCTCGGTCCCGCGCTGCCCGAGCAGGCCCAGCAGCAGCGCTGCCACCACCGCGCCGGCCAGCGCGCCGACGCCGACACCGACACCGATCAGCAGCGCCGCCGCGGCACCGGTGAACGCCAGCTCGGCGGTGCCGTGCACGGCGAACGACATCTTGCGCGCCACGACCAGCGGCGCCAGAACCCCCGAGACCAGGCCGAGGGCGGCGGCGGCCAGCAGCGCCTGCTGCACGAACGGGTAGCCGAGCAGGCTCGACGTGGTCTCGAAGTCGAACAGCTTGCCCATCGCGTCGATCAGAGTGTTCACGCCTGTTCCGCCTCGTGCACGTGGCAGCCTTCCTCGTCGACGCCGCTGACGACCAGCCTGCCGCCGACCCTGGCCACCTCGATCCTGGTTCCGTAGAGCTCGGAGAGCGTCTCGGAGTTCATGACCTCGTCCGGGGTGCCGATCCGGAAACGCCCGCCGACCAGGTAGAGGACCCGGTCGACCAGCGGCAGCACCGGGTTCAGCTCGTGGGTGACGAACAGGACCGCCGCCCCGGCGTCCCTGGCCTGCTGGGAGATGAGCCTGCTGACCTTGCGCTGGTGGGCGATGTCGAGCGAGAGCAGCGGCTCGTCGCACAGCAGCACCGCCGGGTCGCTCACCAGGGCCTGCGCCACCCGCAGCCGCTGCTGCTCCCCGCCGGAGAGCAGGCCGAGCGGCATCTTGGCGTAGGCGGTGGCGTCGACCGCGCGCAGCGCGTCGTCGACCCGCCGCCTACGCTCGCGGCGCTGCCGGATGCCCATGCCCCAGTGGTGGCCGTCGAGCCCGAAGCCCACCAGGTCCCGGCCGCGGACCGTGAGGGTCGCGTCCACCGCCCGCTGCTGCGGGATGTAGCCGATCCTGGCGCTGCCCCGGTGCGCGGGCGCTCCGGCGACCTTCACGGAGCCGGAGCTCAGCGGCTGGAGGCCGAGCAGGACCCGCAGCAGGCTCGTCTTGCCGGAGCCGTTGGGGCCCAGCACCGCCAGGAACTCGCCCGGCTCGACGTCGAGGTCCAGGCCGTCCCAGAGCACGCGCGTGCCGTAGGAGAGCTGCGCACCGCGCAACTGGACGGCGGGGGCGCGGCTCGGTGCGCGGTCGGCCACCGCGGTGCTGTCGTGGCCGGAGTGCCCGGCTTCGGGTTTGGCGGTCATGTCGCAGCCATCTCGGGAGTTCGCGCGGTCAGGGTTTGCGGTTCAGGGCGGCGTCCAGCGCGGAGATCTGGGCGTCCATCCACTGCACGTAGGTCTGGCCCTCGGGCAGCACCTCGGTCATCTCCACGACCGGGATCCGATTCTCCTCCGCGGCCTTGCGGACCGACTCGGTGACCGGCGACTCGGTCTGCGGGTTGTAGACCAGGGCGCCCGCCTGGCCGCTGCGGACCGCGTTCTGGACCTCGGCGACGGCGGCCGCGGACGGGTCGGACTCGGCCGCGATGGCGTTGACGAAGGCGGGCGGGGTGATGTCGGTGAGCTTGGCGTCCTCGATGAGGTAGTGCGCGACGGGCTCGGTGACGATCACCTTCTTGCCCTGGTGCGCCGCGGCGATCTGCTCGACGCGGCCCTCCAGGCCGTGGACGTCCTGGGCGAAGCGGGCGGCGGAGCCGGTGAACGCCTGGGCGTTGGCCGGCTGGAGCTTGCCAAGCTCCTGGGCGATGCGGTCGGCGACCCCGTGCACGAGGTGCAGGTCGTACCAGACGTGCTCGTTGCCCGAGTGGTCGTGGCCGTGCTCGTGGGCCTCGCCGGGCGCCGCGTGGCCGTGGTCGTCGGCGGGTGCCGGTGCGGGCTGGTCGTGGCCGTGCTCGTGCTCGTCGGCCGGTGCGGGTGCCGCGTGGCCGTGCTCGTCGGCCGGAGCGGGCTGCTCGCCGGGCGCGCCGTGGTCGTGCTCGTCGGCAGGGGGCGCCGGCTCACCGGGAGCCGGCGGCTGCTCGCCCTCGCCGGGTTCCCCGTGCGGTGCCTCCGGCACCGACACCGCCTCGACGGTGGGCTTGGGCTGGCCGGCGAGGATCTGCTCGACGAACTCGTCGTAGCCGCCGCCGTTGAGGATCACCAGGTCGGCATCGGTGACCTTGGCGGCGTCCTGCGGGGTGCTCTCGTGCGAGTGCGGGTCGGCGTTGGGGTCGCTGATCAGCGGCTCGACCTCGACGTGGTCGCCGCCGACCGC is a window of Saccharopolyspora erythraea NRRL 2338 DNA encoding:
- a CDS encoding lamin tail domain-containing protein; translation: MRAAEVDSGQVKGTQADEYVEIQNRGPVAAEMSGWVLGADDSGQDFTFPPGTVLQPGQRIRVYTNEMHPGYGGFSYGIKRPIWNDKGDTARLKDANGHVVSKLPYGEKAKVGAGKP
- a CDS encoding alginate O-acetyltransferase AlgX-related protein gives rise to the protein MPVNHPTELPAVHEAWLPREHPLHRPRHGRRQLTALVCAVLFFSAPVLSWLFGARAEPLENRPLAAFPSITDGWGMLTGLNPWATENLPFRKNAVQSVDALSRGVFGEPARLEGSSHTSPVGTGQVDAKPTLDETVFPNVIEGKHGWLYLGHDVSYRCVPKMELDRVIAGLKRWRSVVEASGRRFQLVIAPDKSTVYPENMPDSYPGQDCSAKAQAEFWRRVPAATGAIDMRGQLRQVAERNGRPIYHDIDTHWTHEGGVAMTYQLAERLRPGTTATWKVLPSRQYDHSADIPDLLGQDRTVPIQAYSLAPDGGADNTRFQASNFHQPLHLSSPPKPGMVDRPMRMVGDSFTQFASPYLAAAFTDVTIAHPDSVAENPQAMGTLLADGEIVTFELSERFVVGGRYPMLDPAVADQVGAVLAQHPVR
- a CDS encoding metal ABC transporter permease, which gives rise to MGKLFDFETTSSLLGYPFVQQALLAAAALGLVSGVLAPLVVARKMSFAVHGTAELAFTGAAAALLIGVGVGVGALAGAVVAALLLGLLGQRGTERDSVIGAILSFGLGLGVLLLWMNPERTSNKFSLLVGQIVGVDSSDVVLLTSCAAAVLLVLAFVYRPLLFASVDPDVAAARGVPARVLTPLFAVLVGVATALGVYTVGALLVLALMVTPGAAAARVTASPVKATLLAVVFAEVAVLGGIVLSLAPGAPVSAFVTIISFVIYLVCRVVGNLRLRRLTRTPVPA
- a CDS encoding metal ABC transporter ATP-binding protein; this translates as MTAKPEAGHSGHDSTAVADRAPSRAPAVQLRGAQLSYGTRVLWDGLDLDVEPGEFLAVLGPNGSGKTSLLRVLLGLQPLSSGSVKVAGAPAHRGSARIGYIPQQRAVDATLTVRGRDLVGFGLDGHHWGMGIRQRRERRRRVDDALRAVDATAYAKMPLGLLSGGEQQRLRVAQALVSDPAVLLCDEPLLSLDIAHQRKVSRLISQQARDAGAAVLFVTHELNPVLPLVDRVLYLVGGRFRIGTPDEVMNSETLSELYGTRIEVARVGGRLVVSGVDEEGCHVHEAEQA
- a CDS encoding metal ABC transporter solute-binding protein, Zn/Mn family, whose amino-acid sequence is MTPSRPKTRRLPRTCTALVGVTAAALAMTGCGAGQQGSSAADGKVKVVASTSVWASVAQAVGGDHVEVEPLISDPNADPHSHESTPQDAAKVTDADLVILNGGGYDEFVEQILAGQPKPTVEAVSVPEAPHGEPGEGEQPPAPGEPAPPADEHDHGAPGEQPAPADEHGHAAPAPADEHEHGHDQPAPAPADDHGHAAPGEAHEHGHDHSGNEHVWYDLHLVHGVADRIAQELGKLQPANAQAFTGSAARFAQDVHGLEGRVEQIAAAHQGKKVIVTEPVAHYLIEDAKLTDITPPAFVNAIAAESDPSAAAVAEVQNAVRSGQAGALVYNPQTESPVTESVRKAAEENRIPVVEMTEVLPEGQTYVQWMDAQISALDAALNRKP